From Neobacillus sp. PS2-9, the proteins below share one genomic window:
- a CDS encoding dynamin family protein: MTLEKQLKEKTYYKMFINEHEDIHPIQVLGEAFQEEAQKDVPDLSSIRFAQGEVYFQHKDYEAAIFKWENITDELEPWAKKNTADAYNELGLISTAEDIYTAIKSDNLTLNTEVALHLFSLYIERGKLEAAVSTIKKTVNANPDYPNVTEIARAFFEEQQDWTNAIELAVNEAKRTESVEWFDVLNTYVDKGVTKHQQPSYFSQALILLFNLDQKRFEQLITSLWKSYQNEESYFKWITEINHLLLNLDIDRGSNWSVLSQLHKETYLSLIEGRYFIKMLQGFIPDLLTNWLRLADPSTVVISSAAVLSWNELFPESISRSIVSEAENLISTTELHFDEQDECLSLLNSILSWAETHDMGENNRVKWIVEQLSDFDTQHIFIAGLSGSGKSAFINMVLGEELQDGPTSSMVMFTDAEEEEILEITDNTFTILPGFTDFQERMDRRRNALESIIEFRHPNQFLQENRIAFIDTPGLKGNQYEQFEVLRNLHVADRILFVLDANSPFSEKERTVLTQIQELAPDIPVHFLLSKMDTIDNEQEAIQIFDETRSLIHSYLPDANVFAFSSQYDRKQQLQDLTKFIQSIKYTRNIEDKRLAKLLYFIRTTISSLLQKRIEVENQLVESIRWNEEMLIKLNGAVNQLRDTEVQKTKAIVSSYRAIKETIQQDISATVPKMLQECSSLIKEDSNFSKIHLELNEEMNRRIQEYLEQTVMPNFYLSFQEWIEACHEEFNQSQEYLNEMGEGFNQMYGEERLKLECDFKVLDDWRRDTDRMTSRFQLETVNILLRRTPSQFLLKSAGKLLGAISQNKALLYNKYKSFVENEDYSEAITAINQQFFQSFELFEKSLERDVTLFFKSPAIILNGSVDETRNEIHANQEMLNKLNTNPEMFRDPLTLFEARLRQFEWMTVAGKGMQTIY, translated from the coding sequence ATGACGTTAGAAAAGCAATTAAAAGAAAAGACTTATTATAAAATGTTCATTAATGAACATGAGGATATTCACCCGATTCAGGTGCTGGGTGAAGCATTTCAAGAGGAAGCGCAAAAGGATGTTCCTGATTTATCATCGATTCGCTTTGCCCAGGGTGAAGTGTATTTTCAACATAAAGATTACGAAGCAGCCATTTTTAAATGGGAAAATATCACCGATGAACTTGAACCATGGGCTAAGAAAAATACAGCAGATGCATACAATGAGCTTGGTCTAATATCTACAGCAGAAGATATATATACAGCCATAAAATCCGATAATCTTACTTTAAATACAGAGGTTGCTTTACATTTATTTTCACTCTATATCGAACGAGGTAAATTAGAGGCAGCAGTGTCTACCATTAAAAAGACGGTTAATGCCAATCCTGATTATCCAAATGTGACCGAAATTGCCCGCGCCTTTTTTGAGGAACAGCAGGATTGGACCAATGCGATTGAATTAGCAGTAAATGAAGCGAAACGCACAGAATCGGTAGAATGGTTTGATGTGCTAAATACGTATGTCGATAAAGGTGTAACAAAACATCAACAACCAAGTTATTTTTCACAAGCGTTAATTCTCTTGTTTAACCTCGATCAGAAAAGGTTTGAACAGCTTATCACCTCACTGTGGAAAAGTTATCAGAATGAAGAATCTTATTTTAAATGGATTACAGAAATCAATCACTTGTTATTAAATCTCGATATTGATCGAGGTAGTAACTGGTCTGTCCTTTCTCAACTTCATAAGGAAACCTATTTAAGCTTAATTGAGGGAAGATACTTCATTAAAATGCTACAAGGTTTTATTCCAGATCTATTAACGAATTGGCTCAGACTTGCTGACCCCTCAACTGTGGTAATTTCATCTGCAGCAGTTCTTTCGTGGAATGAACTTTTTCCGGAAAGCATCAGTAGGTCGATTGTGAGTGAGGCAGAAAATTTAATAAGTACAACCGAATTACATTTTGATGAGCAAGATGAGTGTCTATCGCTACTTAACAGCATCTTGAGTTGGGCTGAGACACATGATATGGGTGAAAATAATCGAGTGAAATGGATCGTTGAACAGTTAAGTGATTTTGATACTCAGCATATATTCATCGCCGGATTAAGTGGTAGCGGAAAATCGGCTTTTATTAACATGGTGTTAGGAGAAGAGTTACAGGATGGTCCAACATCCTCTATGGTTATGTTTACTGATGCAGAGGAAGAAGAAATTCTGGAAATTACCGATAATACGTTCACAATCTTACCTGGTTTTACAGATTTCCAAGAACGCATGGATCGACGCAGAAATGCCTTAGAATCTATTATTGAATTTAGGCACCCAAATCAATTTTTACAGGAAAATAGAATTGCATTCATCGATACCCCTGGATTAAAAGGGAACCAGTATGAACAGTTTGAGGTATTAAGAAATCTTCATGTAGCAGACAGAATTCTATTTGTACTTGATGCTAATTCTCCGTTTTCGGAGAAGGAACGGACAGTCCTTACCCAAATACAAGAGTTAGCACCTGACATACCGGTTCATTTTCTGTTGAGTAAGATGGATACGATCGACAATGAGCAGGAAGCTATTCAAATTTTTGATGAAACCAGGTCGTTGATCCATTCATATCTACCGGATGCAAACGTTTTTGCTTTTTCATCTCAATATGATCGAAAACAACAGCTACAGGATTTAACGAAATTTATTCAGTCTATTAAATATACTAGAAATATAGAAGATAAGCGTTTGGCGAAGCTGTTGTATTTTATTCGGACAACGATTTCAAGTCTTTTACAAAAACGGATTGAAGTTGAGAATCAACTAGTTGAATCCATCCGCTGGAATGAAGAAATGTTAATAAAGTTAAATGGAGCCGTAAATCAGCTGAGGGATACTGAAGTTCAGAAAACGAAGGCTATTGTGAGTTCCTATCGTGCGATTAAGGAAACCATTCAGCAGGATATTTCAGCAACTGTTCCGAAAATGCTCCAGGAATGTTCTTCTTTGATTAAGGAAGATAGTAATTTTAGTAAAATTCACCTTGAGCTTAATGAAGAAATGAATCGACGGATTCAAGAGTATTTAGAACAAACGGTGATGCCGAATTTTTATCTCTCCTTCCAAGAGTGGATTGAGGCATGCCATGAGGAATTCAATCAAAGTCAGGAATATTTAAATGAGATGGGTGAAGGGTTTAATCAAATGTATGGGGAAGAGAGACTCAAGTTGGAGTGTGATTTTAAGGTACTGGATGATTGGCGTCGCGATACGGATCGTATGACAAGTCGATTCCAGCTGGAAACCGTCAATATTCTCCTCCGTCGGACTCCGTCGCAATTTCTTTTAAAAAGTGCTGGAAAGCTACTAGGAGCCATCTCTCAAAACAAAGCATTACTTTACAATAAGTATAAATCCTTTGTAGAAAATGAGGATTATTCAGAAGCAATCACGGCGATTAATCAGCAGTTCTTCCAATCCTTTGAGTTGTTTGAAAAATCCTTGGAACGGGATGTCACGTTATTCTTCAAAAGTCCGGCCATCATTTTAAATGGTTCTGTGGATGAAACACGTAACGAGATTCACGCAAACCAAGAAATGCTGAACAAATTAAATACCAATCCTGAAATGTTCCGCGATCCATTGACGTTATTCGAAGCAAGACTACGTCAATTCGAATGGATGACCGTGGCTGGAAAAGGGATGCAAACGATTTACTAA
- a CDS encoding zinc ribbon domain-containing protein yields the protein MTTYKNCQSCGMPLAKDELGGGTEINGAKSTKYCSHCYIDGEFTLPNITVEEMKERVKQKIVEFGMPKFIAGMFTRNIHKLERWNTNK from the coding sequence ATGACTACCTATAAAAACTGTCAAAGCTGTGGAATGCCTCTTGCAAAAGATGAACTTGGAGGGGGAACCGAAATAAATGGAGCCAAAAGCACCAAGTATTGCAGCCATTGCTATATCGATGGAGAGTTCACTTTACCGAATATCACTGTCGAAGAAATGAAAGAACGAGTAAAACAGAAGATTGTTGAATTTGGAATGCCTAAATTTATAGCGGGTATGTTTACGAGAAATATACATAAGTTGGAAAGATGGAATACTAATAAATAA
- a CDS encoding amino acid ABC transporter ATP-binding protein, translating into MIEVRNLKKSFGSNEVLKDINVTVKPQEVVVVIGPSGSGKSTFLRCLNMLETITGGHVCIEGVDLTDKQTDINKVRTEVGMVFQQFNLFPHKKVIENIMLAPMKVRNVPAEKARAKGLELLRKVGLEDKAEAYPDSLSGGQKQRVAIARALAMEPKIMLFDEPTSALDPEMVGEVLEVMKQLAKEGMTMVVVTHEMGFAKEVGDRVIFMDGGLIVEENVPIELFEHPKEERTKAFLSKVL; encoded by the coding sequence ATGATTGAAGTAAGAAATTTGAAAAAGTCATTTGGTAGTAATGAAGTACTGAAGGACATCAATGTTACTGTTAAGCCGCAAGAAGTTGTAGTTGTCATTGGACCTTCAGGCTCAGGGAAATCCACTTTCCTTCGTTGTCTAAATATGCTTGAGACCATCACTGGCGGCCATGTATGTATTGAAGGTGTTGACTTAACGGACAAGCAAACGGATATCAACAAAGTCCGAACCGAAGTGGGAATGGTGTTTCAGCAATTCAATCTATTTCCGCATAAAAAGGTGATTGAAAATATTATGCTTGCCCCTATGAAGGTAAGGAATGTACCAGCAGAAAAGGCAAGGGCAAAAGGATTAGAGCTTTTACGGAAAGTAGGATTAGAGGACAAGGCCGAGGCCTACCCTGATTCTTTATCCGGCGGGCAAAAGCAACGGGTAGCGATTGCAAGGGCGCTCGCAATGGAACCGAAAATCATGCTGTTTGATGAACCAACGTCTGCCCTCGACCCGGAAATGGTCGGTGAGGTACTCGAAGTCATGAAGCAGCTTGCTAAAGAAGGGATGACAATGGTCGTGGTCACCCATGAAATGGGCTTTGCTAAAGAAGTGGGCGATCGCGTAATCTTCATGGACGGCGGCTTAATTGTTGAAGAAAATGTCCCAATTGAATTATTCGAACATCCAAAGGAAGAACGGACGAAAGCATTCTTAAGTAAAGTATTATAA
- a CDS encoding amino acid ABC transporter permease produces the protein MDFRWDILAEYAPFFLKGTLLTIGLSIASIIIGTVLGLLIGLGKMMRNKLLALPFSIYITFFRGTPLLVQILLIHFAVVPLFTGSTNAIAAAIVTLSLNAAAYISEIFRAGIQSIDRGQMEAARSLGMTHAQSMWNIILPQAFKRMIPPLGNEFIVLIKESSLAALIAAPELMYWGRAMQGQYFRVWEPYITAAVIYLVLTLSLSFLLSRLERRLATE, from the coding sequence ATGGATTTTCGTTGGGATATTTTAGCTGAGTACGCTCCTTTTTTTCTAAAGGGGACGTTACTAACTATTGGTCTTTCAATCGCCAGTATAATAATTGGAACGGTCCTGGGGCTATTAATCGGTCTAGGAAAAATGATGAGGAACAAGCTTTTAGCCTTACCTTTTAGTATTTATATCACCTTTTTTCGTGGTACTCCATTACTCGTGCAAATTCTATTAATTCATTTTGCAGTCGTACCTTTATTCACTGGGAGTACAAACGCTATTGCTGCAGCCATTGTCACTCTTTCATTAAATGCTGCAGCCTATATTTCGGAGATTTTCCGTGCTGGCATTCAGTCTATTGATCGAGGGCAGATGGAAGCTGCTCGATCATTAGGGATGACTCACGCCCAATCCATGTGGAATATCATCCTGCCCCAAGCGTTTAAACGAATGATTCCACCTTTAGGAAATGAATTTATTGTACTCATTAAGGAATCGTCACTGGCCGCTTTAATTGCCGCCCCAGAATTAATGTATTGGGGAAGAGCTATGCAAGGACAGTATTTCCGGGTTTGGGAGCCATATATAACGGCTGCTGTTATTTATCTCGTGTTAACTCTCTCTTTAAGCTTCCTGTTATCACGTCTTGAAAGGAGGTTGGCAACAGAATGA
- a CDS encoding basic amino acid ABC transporter substrate-binding protein: protein MKKLKLVSTVFMVAFLLILSACGTSKTGGEGEKTLRVVTDAAYAPFEYQDKGEVVGFDIDFINAVAKEAGLKIKVEHVGWDPLFVELDKKTADLGISAITINDERKQSYDFTVPYFLSTNKILVPEGSDIKSAADLKNGKTIAVQNATTGQEAVEGLLGKNNEKIKKFENNNLAILELKSGGADAVVADNTVVEQYVKNNPKDKFVVIEDSNAFAKEFYGLMMPKGSKLKADLDKAIKEVIDNGTYAKIYKKWFKVDPDTQILKDQQ from the coding sequence ATGAAGAAATTAAAATTAGTTTCAACAGTTTTCATGGTGGCATTTCTCTTGATTCTATCAGCCTGTGGGACAAGTAAAACAGGAGGCGAGGGAGAAAAGACATTAAGAGTCGTTACCGATGCAGCTTATGCACCTTTTGAATACCAGGATAAGGGAGAAGTTGTAGGATTTGATATTGATTTTATTAACGCAGTGGCTAAGGAAGCGGGTCTTAAGATCAAGGTGGAACATGTAGGCTGGGATCCATTATTTGTGGAGCTAGACAAGAAGACTGCTGATCTTGGTATCTCTGCCATCACAATTAACGATGAGCGGAAGCAATCCTATGACTTTACTGTGCCGTACTTCTTATCTACCAATAAGATCCTCGTTCCAGAAGGCAGCGATATTAAGAGTGCAGCAGATTTAAAGAATGGTAAGACAATTGCTGTTCAAAACGCAACGACTGGACAAGAAGCAGTTGAAGGGCTTCTAGGTAAAAATAATGAGAAAATTAAAAAGTTTGAAAATAATAATCTAGCGATTCTTGAATTAAAGAGTGGCGGGGCAGACGCCGTTGTTGCTGATAATACCGTTGTTGAACAATATGTGAAAAATAATCCGAAAGATAAGTTCGTTGTTATCGAAGATTCTAATGCATTTGCAAAAGAATTTTACGGGTTAATGATGCCAAAGGGAAGCAAGCTTAAGGCAGACCTTGATAAAGCAATTAAGGAAGTTATTGATAACGGAACATACGCGAAAATTTACAAGAAATGGTTTAAGGTAGATCCAGATACTCAAATTTTAAAAGACCAACAATAA
- a CDS encoding MerR family transcriptional regulator has product MGKDLSYKDKKVITIGIVRDLTGLSERQIRYYEERKLIFPERSAGGSRKFSFSDVELLMEIANKIEDGIQTHEIRKEMLRDQKKINQDAIRRKMIQGQLNAQFGIRKN; this is encoded by the coding sequence ATGGGAAAAGATTTGTCTTATAAAGATAAGAAGGTAATCACCATTGGAATTGTTAGAGATCTTACTGGTCTTTCAGAAAGACAAATAAGATATTACGAAGAGCGGAAACTTATTTTTCCTGAAAGATCAGCAGGAGGCAGCCGAAAATTCTCTTTTTCCGATGTTGAATTGTTAATGGAAATCGCCAATAAAATCGAAGACGGTATTCAAACTCATGAAATTAGAAAAGAAATGCTTCGCGATCAAAAGAAAATCAACCAGGATGCGATTCGTCGGAAGATGATCCAAGGACAGTTGAATGCTCAATTTGGTATTCGGAAAAATTAA
- a CDS encoding ammonium transporter: protein MDTLFLMNSLWVMVSAVLVILMIGGFILLETGSTRMKNAGHIAGKTILTFGISSIVFWAVGYGLIFGKGNPIIGFSDFLYSGYDIKGLSLSGSVFFLFQLAFAGISLTIAFGGFAERAKLSAYLVFAVLFSVIVYPPIAHWIWGGGWLAEHGKQDFAGSTVVHLTGAMAALAATILLKPRIGKFNKDGSANNLSGHNQVFTALSVLLLWVGWFGFNAGSTLSVDKGFFGFVAINTNLAAAAGTVAAMIISWIVLGKADVPMMLNGALAGLVAITASCAFVDTWAAVLIGFISGILVFYSIRFFESRGIDDPIAALSVHGTAGVWGTLSTGFFATKELATVGKPGLFYGGGFHQLGVQALGVFTCAAFAFIVSFILLALMKKFMNGLRVTEEEEIIGLDMSEHGSYGYPELLTTEQKVKAQ from the coding sequence ATGGATACTTTATTTTTAATGAACAGTTTATGGGTAATGGTTAGTGCTGTACTCGTTATTTTAATGATCGGAGGGTTCATCCTTCTTGAAACCGGATCAACAAGAATGAAGAATGCAGGACATATTGCTGGGAAAACCATCCTTACCTTTGGAATAAGCTCCATTGTGTTTTGGGCAGTAGGGTATGGATTGATTTTTGGGAAAGGGAATCCCATCATTGGTTTTTCCGACTTCTTATATTCTGGGTATGATATCAAAGGCTTATCATTATCTGGCTCGGTTTTCTTTTTATTCCAATTAGCTTTTGCAGGAATTTCATTAACCATCGCATTTGGCGGATTTGCTGAACGTGCTAAATTGAGTGCCTACCTGGTCTTCGCCGTACTTTTCTCGGTTATCGTCTACCCTCCAATCGCTCACTGGATTTGGGGAGGCGGCTGGTTAGCTGAACATGGAAAGCAGGATTTTGCAGGTTCAACGGTTGTTCACTTAACAGGAGCAATGGCAGCTCTTGCGGCTACTATTCTCTTAAAACCTCGGATTGGGAAGTTTAATAAAGATGGTTCAGCCAATAACCTTTCTGGTCATAACCAAGTCTTCACTGCGTTAAGCGTATTACTTTTATGGGTAGGCTGGTTTGGATTTAATGCAGGTAGTACCCTATCGGTTGACAAAGGATTTTTCGGATTCGTAGCCATTAATACAAATCTAGCAGCTGCAGCTGGAACGGTTGCTGCCATGATTATTTCTTGGATAGTATTGGGTAAAGCTGATGTACCTATGATGTTAAACGGCGCGTTAGCCGGTTTAGTTGCTATTACAGCCTCTTGTGCATTTGTTGATACATGGGCTGCTGTTCTTATCGGCTTTATTTCCGGCATTCTAGTTTTTTATAGCATTCGATTCTTTGAAAGCAGAGGAATTGATGATCCGATAGCAGCCTTGTCTGTGCACGGAACGGCTGGTGTATGGGGGACCCTATCCACTGGGTTCTTTGCAACAAAAGAATTAGCTACTGTTGGAAAGCCAGGGTTATTTTACGGAGGAGGATTCCACCAGCTGGGCGTTCAAGCACTTGGCGTATTCACTTGTGCAGCCTTCGCCTTCATTGTTTCGTTTATCTTACTCGCCCTAATGAAAAAGTTTATGAATGGATTGCGTGTAACAGAGGAAGAGGAGATCATCGGCCTCGATATGAGCGAGCATGGCAGCTATGGATACCCAGAATTGCTAACAACTGAGCAAAAGGTAAAAGCTCAATAA
- a CDS encoding DUF294 nucleotidyltransferase-like domain-containing protein yields the protein MDSTSYENIGNYRKSHILQVSHDHFQLNKLHHQILTKVLETAINQVSIRYGPPPSPFSFFVMGSAGRQEQSIWSDQDHGIVYQDLSEEGRSYFLTLGKEISKGLYQAGYPYCDGGIMAGNPFWCKSIFEWQEQLANWTLEASWESIRYLLIFLDARSVYGEGEYVRVLKSQIYQTINKNHLHTKLLNNTSHLKKGINVLGQLLVETHGPHTGSLNLKELGFLPYVNAVRLAAIKEKVLETSTLARLEKIHAIWISNKEREYYINQFSQLLNYRLLFCHSSDYDSGHYLPINRLSKDQTKEIKEIIKSGATLYHTVRKLLEKEDDYGDE from the coding sequence ATGGATTCTACATCATACGAAAACATAGGAAATTATAGAAAGTCTCATATACTACAAGTCTCACATGATCATTTTCAATTAAACAAACTACACCATCAAATTTTGACTAAAGTTTTAGAAACAGCCATCAACCAAGTTTCTATTCGCTATGGCCCACCGCCCTCTCCCTTCTCTTTCTTTGTCATGGGCAGTGCTGGCCGCCAAGAGCAATCGATTTGGAGCGACCAGGATCATGGAATCGTTTATCAGGATCTAAGTGAGGAGGGAAGGTCCTACTTTTTGACACTTGGAAAAGAAATCTCAAAAGGGCTTTATCAAGCTGGCTATCCTTATTGTGACGGGGGAATCATGGCAGGTAATCCCTTTTGGTGTAAATCCATATTCGAATGGCAGGAACAACTTGCGAACTGGACATTGGAAGCCTCCTGGGAGTCCATCAGATATTTGCTGATTTTTCTTGATGCTCGGTCTGTTTATGGTGAAGGTGAGTATGTGAGAGTGTTAAAAAGCCAAATCTATCAAACGATTAACAAAAATCATCTTCATACAAAATTACTCAACAATACATCGCATCTGAAAAAAGGAATAAATGTGTTAGGGCAGCTTTTAGTAGAGACACATGGCCCCCATACAGGTTCATTAAACCTGAAAGAACTCGGCTTTCTACCCTATGTAAATGCCGTACGGTTGGCAGCTATTAAAGAGAAGGTGTTGGAAACATCCACTCTAGCGCGATTAGAAAAAATACATGCGATATGGATATCTAATAAAGAAAGAGAGTACTATATCAATCAATTTTCACAGTTGCTTAACTACCGGCTTTTATTTTGTCATTCAAGCGATTATGATTCCGGTCACTACTTGCCCATCAACCGTTTATCGAAGGATCAAACGAAAGAGATAAAAGAAATCATAAAGAGTGGAGCCACCCTCTATCATACCGTTAGAAAGTTACTAGAGAAGGAAGATGATTATGGGGATGAATGA
- a CDS encoding exonuclease domain-containing protein codes for MGMNEMIQFFKQISGKLSPTIYAGVQGQSTPQQIAFLRQLQREMKQKSTLDSPLNELKVVVFDLETTGFYPEKGDQVISIGAVKMVGCQIKEKNTFYSLVQSDLPLSEEISTLTNIQESELRVAPPASDVLIQFIQFINSDILIAHHANHEQSFMQKMTWDLLRTKFNHRIIDTSFLIRLFNPSIKSLPLEEVCTQCGIEVRNRHHALGDAMMTAQIWGYFLQQAQIKGFRNLQEVYEYLAKIG; via the coding sequence ATGGGGATGAATGAGATGATCCAATTTTTCAAACAAATATCGGGTAAGCTGAGTCCTACTATTTATGCAGGGGTACAAGGGCAATCGACCCCACAGCAAATCGCTTTTCTTAGACAGTTACAAAGAGAAATGAAACAAAAAAGCACCTTAGACTCCCCTCTTAACGAATTGAAAGTAGTCGTGTTTGATTTAGAAACGACTGGATTTTATCCCGAAAAGGGGGATCAAGTGATTTCAATTGGGGCTGTGAAGATGGTGGGTTGCCAAATCAAAGAGAAAAACACATTCTATTCCTTAGTTCAATCGGACCTTCCGCTTTCAGAGGAAATTTCTACACTTACTAATATCCAAGAATCGGAGTTGCGAGTAGCACCGCCTGCATCAGATGTCTTAATCCAATTTATCCAATTTATTAATAGTGATATTTTGATCGCACACCATGCAAATCATGAACAATCCTTTATGCAAAAAATGACTTGGGACCTATTACGAACAAAATTTAATCACCGAATTATAGATACCTCGTTCTTAATTCGACTTTTTAACCCTTCTATCAAGTCTTTACCCCTTGAAGAGGTTTGTACTCAATGTGGAATTGAAGTAAGAAATCGGCATCACGCCCTCGGGGATGCGATGATGACGGCACAAATTTGGGGTTATTTTTTGCAGCAGGCCCAAATAAAAGGATTTCGTAATTTACAGGAGGTTTATGAATACCTCGCTAAAATAGGTTAA
- the ilvE gene encoding branched-chain-amino-acid transaminase: MGSQWIFLGGEFVKKEDAVISVYDHGFLYGDGVFEGIRVYSGNVFRLDAHLKRLYESAQSIMLNIPYTQEEMTQLVVETVRKNQLDSAYIRVVVSRGRGNLGLDPSSCSNPNVIIIAEELTMYPKEFYENGIKIASVASRRNRPDVLSPQIKSLNYLNNILVKLEANQVGVQEALMLNDQGYVTEGSADNIFIVKNGVIYTPPVYLGALEGITRNAIIDVARAKGYEVRELPFTRHDVYVADEVFLTGTAVEVIAVIEVDQRVIKNGIPGEVTNELLKEFRRIVTTDGVACYPEGANHAIVS, from the coding sequence TTGGGAAGTCAATGGATATTCCTTGGCGGCGAGTTCGTCAAGAAAGAGGATGCTGTTATTTCAGTATATGATCATGGTTTTTTATATGGAGACGGAGTATTTGAAGGTATTCGCGTATACAGCGGAAACGTCTTTAGACTCGACGCCCACCTTAAAAGACTGTACGAATCAGCTCAATCCATTATGCTGAATATTCCATATACACAGGAGGAAATGACGCAATTAGTTGTTGAGACCGTTAGAAAAAATCAGTTGGACAGCGCCTATATTCGTGTCGTTGTTTCACGTGGTAGAGGAAATTTAGGCCTGGACCCTTCATCCTGCTCCAATCCAAACGTAATCATTATTGCTGAGGAACTAACCATGTATCCAAAGGAATTTTACGAAAATGGAATTAAAATAGCCTCCGTAGCGAGCAGAAGGAATCGCCCAGATGTACTAAGTCCACAAATTAAATCGCTTAATTACTTAAATAATATCCTTGTTAAATTAGAAGCCAATCAAGTAGGGGTTCAGGAAGCCCTCATGTTGAATGACCAAGGTTATGTAACTGAAGGATCTGCTGACAATATCTTCATTGTAAAGAATGGTGTCATTTACACCCCTCCTGTCTATTTAGGAGCTTTAGAAGGAATTACCCGTAACGCCATCATTGATGTGGCAAGAGCCAAAGGGTACGAGGTGAGAGAATTACCGTTTACCAGACATGATGTGTATGTGGCCGATGAGGTGTTCTTAACGGGAACAGCAGTAGAAGTCATTGCCGTTATTGAAGTCGATCAACGGGTCATCAAAAATGGGATACCTGGTGAAGTTACAAATGAACTATTAAAAGAATTTAGACGAATTGTCACAACAGACGGAGTGGCTTGTTACCCTGAAGGTGCAAACCATGCCATTGTCAGTTAG